A single genomic interval of Mucilaginibacter robiniae harbors:
- a CDS encoding UbiA prenyltransferase family protein, which produces MKKILQPAFDFLLFSNIFMALCAVAQGLVTFYLIGSPPVYPVLALLFTSTLGLYNFCILIIRPKHPEQSPYQRVRWFFARHRLMISITIVALLSLIPLFFLLSRNSEFLLIFLSALSFGYGLPLFTSGKRKSGLRHIPGLKPLLITLVWTLSCVLLPVLEAHYQHLDGISTRDTIILIAKRFMFIAALTVPFDIRDLFQDQIAGLKTIPVAFGEKKAYLFCQVLLAGYIVLLFLFRNNGFNADFWALTLTALLTGWLIFKSTRARDEYYYFFYLDGVLILQYVALLIFKAISYGI; this is translated from the coding sequence ATGAAGAAAATACTGCAACCTGCCTTTGACTTTTTGCTGTTCAGCAATATCTTTATGGCACTGTGTGCAGTAGCACAGGGGCTGGTCACTTTTTACTTGATTGGGTCGCCACCAGTGTACCCGGTATTGGCTTTACTTTTCACTTCTACGCTAGGGTTATATAACTTCTGCATTCTTATTATTCGGCCTAAGCATCCTGAACAATCCCCTTACCAGCGCGTACGTTGGTTTTTTGCTCGGCACCGGTTAATGATTAGTATTACTATTGTTGCCTTACTATCGTTAATCCCTTTATTCTTCTTACTCTCCCGAAATTCAGAGTTCTTGTTAATTTTTTTATCGGCCCTGTCCTTCGGCTATGGCTTGCCACTGTTTACCAGTGGTAAACGAAAATCAGGATTACGCCATATACCTGGCTTAAAACCCTTGTTGATTACCTTGGTCTGGACATTGAGCTGCGTGTTGCTGCCAGTCCTGGAAGCTCATTATCAGCATCTGGATGGTATATCCACCAGAGATACCATTATACTCATAGCCAAGCGCTTTATGTTTATAGCTGCTTTAACCGTGCCTTTTGATATTCGTGATTTATTTCAGGACCAGATAGCCGGACTTAAAACCATACCCGTAGCCTTTGGAGAGAAAAAGGCTTATCTGTTTTGCCAGGTATTGTTAGCTGGTTATATTGTGCTACTCTTCCTGTTCAGAAACAATGGCTTTAATGCTGATTTTTGGGCACTTACCCTTACGGCCTTATTAACCGGATGGCTTATTTTTAAATCAACCCGGGCGCGCGACGAATACTATTATTTCTTTTACCTGGATGGCGTGTTGATTTTGCAATACGTAGCCTTGTTAATCTTTAAAGCAATCAGCTATGGCATCTAA
- a CDS encoding vWA domain-containing protein, translated as MRGFGFSKYVPREIPKGGFDELLKLFLELLNYTSGDAGEALAWLNELDKQYNITNDEYGMGNFIDDLKQKGYLSEDNQNGEFNITAKTEQSIRQSALEEIFGKLKKSGKGNHRSPQSGQGDEKNSERREFEFGDSLDQIDMTQSIHNAQVNHGIGDFMMTERDLEVEEMDYKTLTSTVLMIDISHSMILYGEDRITPAKKVAMALAELIRTKYPKDTLDIVVFGNDAWPISLQDLPYLQVGPYHTNTYAGLELATDLLRRRKTQNKQIFMITDGKPTCLKEGTKYYKNSIGLDRKVVNKTLNMAAQCKRLKIPITTFMIARDPYLQQFVRKFTETNGGRAFYSSLTGLGEYIFEDYIKNRRKTVR; from the coding sequence ATGCGTGGTTTTGGATTTTCCAAATACGTTCCCCGCGAAATACCCAAAGGCGGATTTGATGAATTATTAAAGTTATTTCTGGAATTGCTCAACTATACATCGGGCGATGCCGGCGAAGCTTTAGCCTGGCTGAATGAGCTGGACAAACAATACAATATTACCAATGACGAGTATGGCATGGGTAATTTTATTGACGACCTGAAACAGAAGGGCTATCTAAGCGAAGATAATCAGAATGGCGAGTTTAATATTACCGCCAAAACAGAGCAAAGCATCCGGCAATCGGCGCTGGAAGAAATTTTCGGTAAGCTTAAGAAGTCAGGTAAAGGCAATCATCGTTCGCCACAATCTGGCCAGGGTGATGAAAAGAATTCTGAGCGGCGTGAATTTGAATTTGGCGACAGCTTGGATCAGATTGATATGACTCAATCTATCCACAACGCACAGGTTAATCATGGTATCGGCGATTTTATGATGACCGAGCGTGACTTGGAGGTAGAGGAAATGGACTACAAAACCCTGACCTCAACCGTGCTGATGATTGACATATCGCACTCCATGATTTTGTATGGTGAAGACCGTATTACGCCTGCCAAAAAGGTAGCGATGGCACTGGCCGAACTGATTCGTACCAAGTACCCTAAAGATACTTTGGATATTGTAGTTTTTGGTAATGATGCCTGGCCCATCAGCTTACAGGATTTGCCGTATTTACAGGTTGGCCCTTACCATACCAACACTTACGCCGGGCTGGAACTGGCTACTGATTTGCTGCGCCGTCGCAAAACGCAGAACAAACAAATTTTTATGATTACTGACGGTAAACCTACCTGCTTAAAGGAAGGCACCAAGTATTATAAAAACAGTATTGGTTTAGACCGCAAGGTGGTGAATAAAACGTTGAACATGGCGGCACAATGTAAACGCCTGAAAATACCGATTACTACATTTATGATTGCTCGCGACCCTTACTTACAGCAGTTTGTACGCAAGTTTACCGAAACCAATGGCGGCCGTGCTTTCTATAGCTCATTAACCGGCTTAGGTGAGTACATATTTGAAGATTACATTAAAAATCGTCGTAAAACAGTAAGATAA
- a CDS encoding glycoside hydrolase family 43 protein: protein MVASSFTCQPGIPVLHSKDLVNWTIINYVYTTLPFDRYKQPQHGQGSWAPSIRYHNGKYYVYFCTPSEGLLMAETTNPTKKWDLHVVKNIANWEDPCPFWDEDGQAYLLHGKKGAGPAILHKMSADGRSLLDTGVLIYQNKQKQPTLEGFKFMDKRDGYYYFAAPAGGVSTGWQSVFRSKNIYGPYEDKIVLAQGKTEVNGPHQGGLVQTQTGEWWFIHFQDKGAYGRITHLQPAVCKNGWPIIGADPDGDGIGEPVLTYRKPNVGRTYPRAVPQTSDEFTQNSLGLQWQWQAEQNEAWYSLTAHSGQMRLYATPVATDTGSLVYAGNLLMQKFMAPTFQATTQMSAHLTTNGERAGLVVFGNDYTCICLQKEQGALYLTIDEAKRVNKIYQPHKQLTRIPVSTQTLWFSVRVNADATYRYTYSTDGKNYKSLGDQYKADKGFWVGAKVGVFCLNPTAQKTAGYADFDYVRVEK, encoded by the coding sequence ATGGTAGCTTCCAGTTTTACCTGTCAGCCCGGCATACCGGTGTTGCACTCTAAAGATTTGGTGAACTGGACTATTATCAATTATGTATATACCACCTTGCCATTTGACCGGTACAAGCAGCCACAGCATGGGCAGGGGAGTTGGGCGCCTTCTATCCGCTACCATAACGGAAAATATTATGTATATTTCTGTACCCCATCTGAAGGTCTGCTCATGGCTGAAACTACTAACCCCACTAAAAAGTGGGATTTGCATGTGGTGAAAAATATAGCCAATTGGGAAGATCCTTGTCCGTTTTGGGATGAGGATGGGCAAGCTTACCTGTTACATGGTAAAAAAGGAGCCGGACCAGCTATTCTACATAAAATGTCGGCTGATGGGCGGTCATTACTAGATACCGGTGTACTCATCTATCAGAACAAGCAAAAACAACCTACACTGGAAGGCTTCAAATTTATGGATAAGCGTGATGGCTACTATTATTTTGCTGCTCCGGCAGGTGGCGTATCTACCGGTTGGCAATCCGTTTTTCGTTCCAAAAACATCTATGGTCCATATGAAGATAAAATTGTACTGGCACAAGGTAAAACTGAGGTGAACGGTCCGCATCAAGGTGGCTTGGTGCAAACGCAAACTGGCGAGTGGTGGTTTATTCACTTTCAGGATAAAGGTGCTTACGGCCGCATCACCCACTTGCAGCCCGCCGTTTGCAAAAATGGCTGGCCTATAATAGGTGCCGACCCAGATGGAGATGGCATTGGCGAACCGGTGCTGACTTACCGTAAACCTAATGTTGGGCGCACTTATCCGCGTGCTGTGCCGCAAACCTCTGACGAATTTACACAAAACAGTTTGGGCTTACAATGGCAGTGGCAAGCCGAACAGAATGAAGCCTGGTATTCCTTAACTGCCCACTCAGGGCAAATGCGCTTGTATGCAACACCTGTTGCTACCGATACCGGCAGTTTGGTTTATGCCGGTAACTTGTTAATGCAAAAGTTTATGGCTCCGACTTTTCAGGCCACTACACAAATGTCGGCTCATCTAACTACCAACGGTGAACGGGCTGGGCTAGTGGTTTTTGGCAACGATTATACCTGTATTTGCCTGCAAAAAGAACAAGGCGCTTTATATTTAACTATTGATGAAGCTAAGCGTGTTAATAAAATATATCAGCCACATAAGCAATTAACCCGTATTCCAGTCAGTACACAAACTTTATGGTTCAGTGTAAGGGTGAACGCAGATGCTACATACCGCTATACTTACAGTACCGATGGCAAGAATTATAAGTCATTGGGCGACCAGTATAAGGCAGATAAAGGTTTTTGGGTAGGTGCCAAAGTAGGCGTTTTCTGTCTAAACCCTACAGCGCAGAAAACGGCTGGGTACGCTGATTTTGATTATGTTAGGGTAGAGAAATAA
- a CDS encoding metallophosphoesterase: protein MEGQAPTIILICIGLLIADFYITNGLRGALKKWRFLQSKSFLVTYWVVSILLVIGLIAGVYFKFGLGIKGAILLLFFLLLACKACILPFIVIDDLRRLAIWLNRKRSKPELVKASTDDQPKPNAIPRSEFLLKAGLLAGALPFASLGYGIINGVYDYRVRYCNLYLPNLPKVFDGIKLGQISDIHSGSFYNKKAVTGGVDLLMREKPDFIFFTGDLVNAISSEMRDYQDIFAKVKAPLGVYSSLGNHDYGDYAWWPDAAAKKKNMDDLIATHKNMGWDLLMNENLRLKVDNEEIGILGVENWGQLSRFPKYGRMDLAVKNTDDLPVKLLLSHDPSHWRAQVLPQYPQIDVMFSGHTHGMQFGVRTEHFEWSPIEFVYKEWAGLYREGAQQIYVNVGYGFLGYPGRVGILPEITIFTLKSGIDPALKNKV, encoded by the coding sequence ATGGAGGGGCAAGCGCCTACAATCATCCTCATTTGTATCGGCCTGTTAATAGCCGACTTTTATATTACTAACGGTTTACGGGGAGCGCTAAAAAAATGGCGTTTTCTGCAAAGTAAATCCTTTCTGGTAACGTACTGGGTTGTATCCATTCTGCTGGTCATTGGGCTGATAGCCGGTGTTTACTTTAAGTTTGGGTTAGGCATAAAAGGCGCCATTTTACTTTTGTTCTTCTTATTACTGGCTTGTAAGGCTTGTATTTTACCTTTTATTGTGATAGATGATTTGCGCCGCTTAGCCATTTGGCTTAACCGGAAACGCTCAAAACCTGAATTAGTAAAAGCTTCAACAGATGACCAGCCAAAGCCTAACGCTATTCCACGTTCAGAATTTCTATTAAAAGCCGGTCTTTTAGCCGGGGCACTACCTTTTGCAAGCTTGGGTTATGGCATTATCAATGGCGTATATGATTATCGGGTGAGATATTGCAATTTATACTTGCCCAATTTACCTAAGGTATTCGATGGCATTAAGCTGGGGCAGATATCAGACATTCATTCCGGTAGCTTTTATAATAAGAAAGCCGTAACTGGTGGTGTTGATTTATTGATGCGGGAAAAGCCTGACTTCATCTTCTTCACCGGGGATTTGGTTAATGCTATATCGAGCGAGATGCGCGACTACCAGGATATTTTTGCCAAGGTAAAAGCGCCTCTGGGCGTTTATTCCTCCTTAGGCAACCATGATTACGGCGATTATGCCTGGTGGCCAGATGCAGCCGCCAAAAAGAAAAACATGGATGATCTCATAGCTACCCACAAAAATATGGGCTGGGATTTGCTGATGAATGAAAACCTCCGCTTGAAAGTAGATAATGAAGAAATTGGCATTTTAGGCGTAGAAAACTGGGGCCAGTTGAGCCGTTTCCCTAAATATGGCCGTATGGACTTGGCGGTGAAGAACACCGATGATTTACCGGTAAAGCTCCTACTCTCACATGACCCTTCACACTGGCGGGCACAGGTACTGCCGCAATATCCGCAAATTGATGTGATGTTTTCTGGCCATACGCATGGTATGCAGTTTGGCGTACGTACCGAACATTTTGAATGGAGCCCTATTGAGTTTGTGTATAAAGAATGGGCCGGGCTATACCGTGAAGGTGCGCAGCAAATCTATGTTAACGTAGGTTATGGCTTTTTAGGCTATCCGGGCCGTGTAGGCATCTTACCTGAGATTACCATATTTACCTTAAAGTCAGGCATCGATCCGGCATTAAAAAACAAAGTATAA
- a CDS encoding YybH family protein — translation MKNYVLSCFLLLISCFCFAQDRQAILKVLETQRQAWNRGDVEDFMQGYWKSDSLMFVGTGAPTYGWQNTLAHYKKVYPGKAAMGQLTFHILKVQLLDATNAFVMGGWHLKREKDEPGGYFTLWFRKIKGQWKIVVDHTS, via the coding sequence ATGAAAAACTATGTACTCTCTTGCTTTTTGCTGCTTATTTCCTGTTTCTGTTTCGCTCAGGATAGGCAAGCCATTCTAAAAGTGCTGGAAACTCAAAGACAGGCCTGGAACCGTGGCGACGTAGAAGATTTTATGCAAGGTTACTGGAAATCAGACTCGCTCATGTTTGTAGGAACAGGTGCACCTACTTATGGTTGGCAAAATACCTTAGCCCACTACAAGAAAGTTTACCCTGGTAAAGCAGCTATGGGGCAGCTTACTTTCCATATCCTGAAAGTACAACTATTGGATGCTACCAACGCTTTTGTAATGGGAGGATGGCACCTGAAACGTGAAAAGGATGAGCCCGGTGGCTATTTTACCTTATGGTTCAGGAAGATTAAAGGGCAATGGAAGATTGTGGTAGATCATACTTCTTAA
- a CDS encoding carbohydrate kinase family protein — protein sequence MSKQVLCFGEVLWDAFGEEKKAGGAPLNVARQLRQQGINAVLASRIGTDESGTDLLNFLQENQLASPLIQQDDELPTCEVTVRLNENHHASYYIPEPVSWDNIQPDSNLLEQAQQSSAIVFGSLACRQQTTRNTLLDLLDEVNIPLRVLDVNLRPPHYALDTIQTLAAKANVIKMNEEEAALLIGGSNRSLKEQIIEFRYKYNPQTICVTRGENGAIVWHDEEFYEHSGFEVKVEDTVGAGDAFLATLLTGLIAEQPMQQTLEKACAVGAYVASHRGANPIYQESSIQEIIASGLQR from the coding sequence ATGAGCAAGCAGGTACTATGCTTCGGCGAAGTTTTGTGGGATGCCTTTGGTGAAGAGAAAAAAGCAGGCGGAGCACCGCTTAATGTAGCCCGTCAGCTACGTCAGCAAGGCATTAATGCCGTTTTAGCCAGCCGCATAGGTACAGATGAGTCCGGCACTGATCTGCTTAACTTTTTGCAGGAAAACCAACTGGCTTCACCACTAATACAGCAGGATGATGAACTACCTACTTGTGAGGTTACTGTGCGCCTGAATGAAAATCATCATGCCAGTTATTACATTCCTGAGCCAGTATCATGGGATAATATACAACCGGATAGTAATTTATTAGAGCAAGCTCAGCAATCCTCAGCTATTGTATTCGGCAGCCTGGCTTGTCGGCAACAAACCACTCGCAATACTCTGCTTGATTTACTGGATGAAGTAAATATTCCTTTAAGGGTGTTGGACGTAAACTTACGCCCACCACACTATGCGCTGGATACTATACAAACGCTGGCCGCTAAAGCTAATGTAATTAAAATGAACGAAGAGGAAGCTGCCTTGCTAATTGGCGGTAGCAACCGATCATTAAAAGAGCAGATTATCGAATTTCGTTATAAGTATAATCCGCAAACTATTTGTGTAACCCGTGGCGAAAATGGCGCTATTGTGTGGCATGATGAAGAGTTTTATGAACACTCTGGCTTTGAAGTAAAGGTAGAAGATACCGTTGGTGCAGGTGATGCATTTTTAGCAACGCTGCTAACTGGTTTGATAGCCGAACAACCTATGCAGCAAACGCTGGAAAAAGCTTGTGCTGTAGGTGCCTATGTAGCCAGCCATCGTGGTGCTAACCCCATTTACCAAGAAAGCAGCATACAAGAAATTATAGCTTCCGGACTACAACGCTAG
- a CDS encoding sigma 54-interacting transcriptional regulator has product MNKLDIKTLGQLKQTDYRSRSVKDELRENLILQLQKHEGGFEGIVGYEDTVIPDLQTAILSRHNILLLGLRGQAKTRIARLLVNLLDEYVPYIAGSELYDDPLAPISWYGHNEVETKGDETPIAWVHRSERYTEKLATPDVTVADLIGDVDPIKAATLKLTYSDERVIHFGLIPRAHRGIFVINELPDLQARIQVSLFNILQEKDIQIRGFKLRLPLDLQFVFTANPEDYTNRGSIVTPLKDRIESQILTHYPRSVEISRKITQQEALLSPEQRVAVEADGLVKDLVEQIAFEARNSEYIDKKSGVSARLTISAYENLISNAERRMIINGEKNTFVRISDFLGVIPAITGKIELVYEGELEGPAKVANILIGKAVRTLMLQFFPDPEKSKKSKKANPYNEVVSWFASGNNLSLIDGLPLAEYKKALNSVTGLKDLVKQFHPRLSETQQLLLMEFVLHGLAEFSQLNKGFLDNGFAFSDMFDSLFNMQPEDDDLEDDDRY; this is encoded by the coding sequence ATGAATAAATTAGATATTAAAACCCTCGGTCAGTTAAAGCAAACCGATTATCGCAGCCGTTCTGTTAAAGACGAGCTGAGAGAAAACCTGATTTTACAATTACAAAAACACGAAGGTGGCTTTGAAGGCATTGTAGGTTATGAGGATACCGTAATTCCTGATCTGCAAACTGCCATTCTATCGCGCCATAATATTTTATTGTTAGGTTTACGCGGACAGGCTAAAACCCGTATTGCCCGCCTGCTGGTTAACCTGCTGGATGAGTACGTACCCTATATTGCTGGTTCTGAATTGTATGATGACCCATTGGCACCTATTTCATGGTATGGCCATAATGAGGTAGAAACTAAAGGCGATGAAACGCCGATTGCCTGGGTACACCGTTCCGAACGCTACACCGAAAAGCTGGCTACACCAGATGTTACCGTAGCTGACTTAATTGGCGACGTTGACCCGATTAAAGCTGCTACATTGAAGTTGACGTATTCTGATGAGCGTGTAATCCACTTTGGTTTGATTCCACGTGCACACCGCGGCATATTCGTGATTAACGAGCTGCCCGATTTACAGGCTCGTATTCAGGTATCTTTATTCAACATTTTGCAGGAAAAAGATATTCAGATACGTGGTTTCAAACTGCGCCTGCCGCTGGATTTACAGTTTGTGTTTACCGCCAACCCGGAAGATTATACCAACCGTGGTTCCATCGTAACGCCGCTGAAAGACCGTATTGAAAGCCAAATATTAACTCACTATCCGCGTTCGGTTGAAATTTCGCGTAAAATCACCCAACAGGAAGCTTTATTATCGCCTGAACAACGGGTAGCCGTTGAGGCTGACGGCTTAGTAAAAGATTTGGTAGAACAAATTGCTTTTGAGGCTCGTAACTCTGAATATATCGATAAAAAATCGGGCGTTTCAGCTCGTTTAACCATTTCCGCTTACGAAAACCTAATTAGTAATGCCGAACGCCGCATGATTATCAATGGTGAGAAAAACACTTTTGTACGCATCAGCGACTTTTTAGGCGTTATCCCGGCCATTACCGGTAAAATTGAGTTGGTGTATGAAGGCGAGTTGGAAGGTCCGGCTAAAGTGGCTAATATTTTAATTGGCAAAGCTGTACGTACCTTAATGCTCCAGTTTTTCCCTGACCCGGAAAAATCTAAGAAAAGCAAAAAAGCCAACCCGTACAATGAAGTGGTTAGCTGGTTTGCCAGTGGCAACAACCTGTCATTGATTGATGGTTTACCTTTGGCTGAGTATAAAAAAGCGTTAAATTCAGTTACCGGCTTAAAAGATCTGGTTAAACAGTTCCATCCGCGCCTGAGTGAAACACAGCAATTATTGCTGATGGAGTTTGTGTTGCATGGCTTGGCTGAGTTTTCACAATTGAACAAAGGTTTCTTGGATAATGGCTTTGCCTTTTCAGATATGTTCGACAGTTTATTCAACATGCAGCCTGAAGATGATGATTTAGAAGACGATGATCGTTACTAG
- a CDS encoding response regulator transcription factor, translating into MNTEIKIALVEDDENLRFLVAERLETEGYKVLEAANGIEAEKVILENQPDIVLLDWMLPGKQGSEVCAEIREQGFDKLVIMMTAKAQDIDKIEAYNFGVSDYITKPFNMDVLVAMIDNKIKFSLNSNEKSEVYRFADMEHHPNTHLLIKSGRKVELTILENRILLYFLKNKNKVINREELMMEVWGYNADVNTRTLDMHIVRLRKKIESNPDSPQFLQTVRGVGYKFVYE; encoded by the coding sequence ATGAACACAGAAATTAAAATAGCACTGGTAGAAGACGACGAAAATCTGCGCTTTTTAGTAGCCGAACGTTTGGAAACCGAAGGGTATAAAGTACTGGAAGCCGCCAACGGTATTGAGGCCGAAAAGGTAATATTAGAAAACCAGCCCGATATTGTTTTGCTGGACTGGATGCTGCCTGGTAAGCAGGGGTCGGAGGTGTGCGCGGAGATTCGTGAGCAAGGTTTTGATAAGCTAGTGATCATGATGACGGCTAAAGCACAGGATATAGACAAGATTGAAGCTTACAACTTTGGTGTATCTGATTATATCACCAAACCCTTCAATATGGATGTGCTGGTGGCCATGATTGATAATAAAATTAAGTTTTCGCTTAATAGCAACGAAAAATCAGAAGTGTATCGGTTTGCCGATATGGAGCACCACCCCAACACGCACTTGCTGATTAAGAGTGGCCGAAAAGTGGAGTTAACCATTTTGGAGAACCGCATTTTACTATATTTCCTGAAAAATAAAAACAAGGTAATTAACCGCGAAGAGCTGATGATGGAAGTGTGGGGCTACAATGCCGATGTAAACACCCGCACGCTGGATATGCATATTGTGCGTTTGCGTAAAAAGATTGAAAGCAACCCTGATTCTCCGCAGTTTCTACAAACGGTACGCGGGGTAGGGTACAAATTTGTGTACGAGTAA
- a CDS encoding class I SAM-dependent methyltransferase has translation MASNYHNAAWFYDPLSYLVFGKAQVKAQNHYLTHIPANSRLLIVGGGTGQVLEALTQIHPNGLHITYVEIASGMVARAKKRNYGQNQVDFITADISAVNFGNEYFDVVLTAFLFDNFKEPALQTVFRHIHQQLKLTGLWLNTDFQLTGPVWQKWLLKTMYLFFKILCRIDTTNLPDTRTYFMKYHYDKLAQKSFYGRFISAWLYQKQAL, from the coding sequence ATGGCATCTAACTACCACAATGCCGCCTGGTTTTATGACCCACTATCTTATCTCGTTTTCGGGAAGGCACAGGTTAAAGCACAAAACCATTATTTAACTCATATACCAGCCAACAGCCGCTTGTTAATTGTAGGTGGCGGAACGGGGCAGGTATTAGAGGCCCTAACCCAAATACACCCCAACGGCTTACATATTACGTATGTGGAAATAGCTTCCGGCATGGTAGCCAGAGCGAAGAAAAGAAACTACGGCCAAAATCAGGTTGATTTTATAACGGCTGATATATCAGCCGTAAACTTTGGCAATGAATATTTTGATGTGGTGCTTACGGCTTTTCTGTTTGATAATTTCAAAGAGCCTGCCTTACAAACTGTTTTCAGGCACATACACCAGCAACTTAAACTTACTGGTTTGTGGTTGAATACCGATTTTCAGCTTACAGGCCCGGTGTGGCAAAAATGGTTATTGAAAACCATGTACCTGTTTTTTAAAATTTTGTGCCGAATAGATACCACCAACTTACCAGATACGCGTACTTACTTTATGAAGTACCATTATGACAAGTTAGCACAGAAAAGCTTTTATGGTCGGTTCATTTCGGCTTGGCTATACCAAAAACAGGCGCTATAA
- a CDS encoding cupin-like domain-containing protein, protein MGLILHPIDRVDHISKEDFVNNYLNPRKPLVIRKATESWPALQKWTFEYLKETVGDQVVPLYDSSKADPTKPINASASEMKFGDYMDLIQKQPTDLRIFLFDPIKHAPGLLDDYRSPKDLMGGFLDKYPNMFFGGAGSVTFLHYDIDLAHIFHTHFHGRKHIILFDQKWSERLYCIPFATYALEDYDIENPDFSKFPALDGIEGQQIILEHGDTLFMPTGYWHWMKYLDGSFSISLRAWDKSWAIKAKSLYNLTVQRKFDNFMKAKYKKRYMDWKEHLAVERANKALATGQPK, encoded by the coding sequence ATGGGCTTGATTCTGCATCCGATTGATCGCGTAGATCATATCAGTAAAGAAGATTTTGTAAATAATTACCTGAATCCCCGCAAACCGTTGGTTATTCGTAAAGCTACGGAAAGCTGGCCGGCTTTACAGAAGTGGACATTTGAATATTTGAAAGAAACCGTTGGCGACCAAGTAGTGCCGTTATATGATAGTTCAAAAGCTGATCCTACCAAGCCTATTAATGCTTCAGCTTCTGAAATGAAGTTTGGTGATTACATGGACCTGATACAGAAGCAACCTACCGATCTGCGTATTTTCCTGTTCGACCCGATTAAACATGCTCCCGGCCTGCTTGATGATTACCGCTCGCCTAAAGATTTAATGGGCGGTTTTTTGGATAAGTACCCGAATATGTTTTTTGGCGGTGCGGGTTCGGTTACGTTTTTGCACTATGATATTGACTTGGCACATATTTTCCATACGCATTTTCATGGCCGTAAGCACATTATTTTGTTTGATCAGAAATGGAGCGAGCGGTTGTATTGCATTCCGTTTGCTACTTATGCGCTGGAAGATTATGACATTGAGAATCCTGATTTCAGCAAGTTTCCGGCACTAGATGGTATAGAAGGCCAACAAATCATTCTAGAGCATGGCGACACGCTGTTTATGCCAACCGGTTACTGGCATTGGATGAAGTACCTGGATGGTTCTTTCTCTATCTCACTACGTGCCTGGGATAAATCATGGGCTATTAAGGCTAAAAGTTTATACAACCTTACCGTTCAGCGCAAGTTTGATAACTTCATGAAAGCCAAATACAAAAAACGCTACATGGACTGGAAAGAGCATTTAGCTGTTGAACGTGCCAATAAGGCGTTGGCCACTGGTCAGCCCAAATAG
- a CDS encoding endonuclease III domain-containing protein: MMKKPFDLDTMLGRIAEAVAAYPKAAMFDLYEQGYTSLFEQLISCIISIRTLDETSIPVSLRLFAKARTPEELLKLSPEELETLLYGSSYPGQKAYTMLGIAKTAVEQYNGQLPADYKVLTDLKGVGPKCANLALGIAAHLPAISVDIHVHRVVNRWGYIKASQPEKTLLQLELKVPQEQWIDINRLLMPFGKHICTGNLPKCSTCPVLEYCQQVGVTKHR; this comes from the coding sequence ATGATGAAAAAGCCGTTTGATTTAGATACCATGTTGGGCCGTATTGCCGAGGCTGTTGCAGCTTATCCTAAGGCGGCAATGTTTGATTTATACGAGCAAGGTTATACCTCGCTGTTCGAACAGTTAATCTCGTGCATTATCTCCATCCGTACGCTGGATGAAACTTCCATACCCGTGTCTTTACGGTTGTTTGCCAAAGCACGTACGCCTGAGGAACTGTTGAAGTTAAGCCCTGAAGAGTTGGAAACTCTATTATATGGCTCATCTTACCCAGGCCAAAAAGCTTATACCATGCTGGGTATAGCCAAAACTGCGGTTGAGCAATACAACGGCCAATTACCTGCCGATTATAAAGTACTTACCGACTTAAAAGGTGTAGGACCTAAATGTGCTAACCTAGCTTTAGGCATTGCTGCCCACCTGCCAGCTATCAGTGTGGATATTCATGTACACCGAGTGGTAAACCGTTGGGGCTACATCAAGGCTAGTCAGCCCGAAAAAACGTTGCTGCAACTGGAACTCAAAGTGCCGCAGGAACAATGGATTGATATTAACCGCTTGCTGATGCCTTTCGGTAAACATATTTGTACGGGTAATTTGCCCAAATGCTCTACCTGCCCGGTACTGGAATACTGCCAGCAAGTAGGGGTAACCAAGCATAGGTGA